TTGACAGCACACGACTTTATGGAAAATTTAAAGGTACACTTTTGGTTGCGATTGCACAAGATGGGAACCAAAACATTGTGCCGATTGCTTTTGCCATTGTAGAGAGTGAGACCGCCGAGGAGTGGGACTTTTTTCTTCATCAATTGCGAAAAAATATTGTTACTCAAGATGGTGTGGGTATTATCTCTAATTGCCATGAGTCCATCCAGGCAGCAATAGCTCGTAGTGACGGTGCTTGGGCACCGCCAAGAGCACGACACATGTTTTGCATTAGACACATTGGAGCTAATTTCTTAAAGAGATTCAAGGCCCCACACTTGCATAAGCTTGTTATTAACATAGGTATTTGAAACTACTTTTAGTCCAATTGATAATGAATTTATAGTGCCTACTTATGATAATATGGTGTTTTGTAGGCTATTCTAGAACAGAGCAGGAGTACAATATAAACTATGAGAGGCTTCGGGAGCGAGGCGAGGCATACACTAATTGGTGTGATGAGATCGGTCTTCAGCGTTGGGTATTGGCATTTGACGAGGGTTATCGTTGGGGTCATATGACGACAAATATGGTAGAGTGCATAAATTCGGTCCTAAAGGGTGCACGCAATCTTCCTGTAAATGCGATACTTAGAGCTACTTGTTATTGGCTGAATAAGTTGTTTACTCGGAAGAGTGATGAGGCTCATGAGCGTATTCGTAATGGATTTACTTATTCAGAGTTTGCCACTCAACGGGTTAAAGAAAATCTTCATCGTGCGGGAAACATAGTGGTAAACCGATTCGACAGGCACAATGAAGTGTTTGAGGTCCATGAAATGGACAACGGTTCAATATTCACCGTTAATCTTGCGCAACGAGTTTGTGATTGTGGTCATTTTCAAGTAGAGCGACTTCCATGTCGCCACGTGCTTGCTTGTTGTGCTAACCAACGTCTTGACTGGCAAATATATGTAAATGACGTGTACAAGATGTCTGAAATTCGTAAGGTTTACAGTGTAAAATTTTTACCGTTAGACGACCCAGTTACATGGCCTAAATATAAAGGTCCAAAGGTAATTGGTAATCCATTACTGATGAAAGTGACAAAAGGACAACCCAAATCAATTCCTACTTGAGCGAAATGAACTCGCAAAAAATGCGTGGTACTTGGCAGTGTACTCTATGCAAAAGAGAGGTCATAGCTCTAGTCGATGTCCTCAGCATGCTGGTTGGAATTCAGGTGGTATTGGTGGAGGTCTGTAGGAGTAGTGGAGTACTGGTGTTTTTTTTCACCTTTTTGTATATTAACTTATGTATTAATTGAAATGTTTTgttacttttaagttttaacacaCCACATATTTGTATATCAGCTGTGTCCAATATATCTGCATTTGTGTACCAGCTTCTCCATATAAGCTCTTCTTCAAAcactttaattttgttttcagaAGGTAACCCTACTGAGAAGTGAAAACCCTTTCACTCATGATGTATGTGAGAACCCTCGAACACCCTTCATCACTGAGAACCCTCTCTCCCAGCCTTCTATCGCACCCTCTATCACAAGCTTCCTCCTCAGATTCGCAACCCTCGCACCCGCTCTCGCAACCCTCCATCAAAGCTGCCTCTGTCGGCGCGCCCTCCGTCAGCATGCCCTCTGTCAGCGCGCCCTCCATTGGTGCGCCCTCCCTCGGCAATCACTCTATCTCGCAAACCCTCTCACTATCTTTGTTGCCTCTCTCTCGCTCTTCCCTCAATCGTCGCTGACTCTCCCTTAATCGGTGCTCAACCCTCACCATAAACACTACAAGGTACGTATTTATTCCCTCATTGTTTCTTTGTTCCTATGTGataaggttcattattttggttCCCTCACTGTTTTGCTGTTTCTCGATGTTGTAGTGATGTGGAATGGAAGTGAAGCGAATGTTCATTACATGAGAGTTTTACTCCTGTTTGAATTTTAGCATACTGATTTTGATGCTCCTGATGAATTTAATGTCATGGAAAATAAACAGTGGAtgcgttttaatttttttttctttaaattatttttctacttgGTGTTTCAATGAAAAAGTGTGTGTGTGGTAGTATGATGCATTGGGCTAGTTAATCTATCCAGTGGACATTATTTGATCTTAATTTCATTTACCAATATTGattcatagaaaaattggctCTGTACCATTAGATGCTATTTAGAGATCTTTGAAAGGCCAACATTCGAAGGAAGATGAAATATGATTTTAAACTGATGTCAATGGCTCAATTCTAGTAATGTTTTTAATATCATCAACTTCTGAAAGGGATAAGTCTTTTATGACgtctaataatatttatatatctccCTCCTATTGACCTAAGAAAATTAAGCAGTAAAACAAATAGAATTATGTGAACTTAACTTCACCTGTAAACACTACTTTTACATTTTATATGAACTTAAATTCGTCTTGTAACacttattttacattttatttgTCAGCCTTAAATATCGGTTGAACATTCTGCAGGGCATTAAAGGTGAAAACAAGAATTCAAAGAAATCGCTGAAGGTAATATAATCACTGATTTTCAACTCTTTTGTTGTCCTTGTTACTGTTTGAATCAAATCTTCAGCACCCATGGCCAACTGTAATTGAATTTTGCATTGTAGCCTcgtaaacatattttttagatGGAACTTCAATTACTTGTTTCGATGGTGGTTCTTTACTAAAATATATGGGGACTATTCTTTAATTCTCAGTATATATTGTTGTTTTACTTTTTCCCCTCCCCATTTTGCTCAAGATGTGGTTATTGAGAATGAATTTGAGAAAGAGCTACTTGCTGATGTGATTCCTCCAAGTGATATTGGGGTCACTTTTGATGATATTGGGGTTTTAGAAAATGTGAAGGACACCTTGAAGGAGTTGGTCATGCTTCCTCTACGGATACCTGAACTTTTTAGCAAAGGACAGTTGGCTAAGGTGGGGACTTCTATCTTTTCTGTCTTTTCTCTAGCCAGCAAGATTGCCCCAAGTGTTATTTTTGTCGATGAGGTTAGTATCATATTTATgtgttttccttttctgttatctttttctgtattttttccTGGTTTAATATTATGTGTGTGTCAGGTCGACAGTATGTTAGGAAGACGTGAAACTCCTGGGAAACATGAGACTATGCGTAAAATGAAGAATGAGTTCATGATGAATTGGGATGGTcttcaaacaaaagataaagagCGTGTATTTGTTCTCGCTGCTACAAATAGGCCCTTTAATCTTGATGAGGCTGTTATTAGGGGGCTTCTAAGAAGGTAAACATACTATTTCAATATCCTATTCTAAGTGCTAACATCAGCCATtggttcaaaattttcaatggcTATGATTCATAGGGAACCTTGGATCATCAAGAACCAAAGTATAGTTTGCCCCATTAAAGAAAAGCTCTTGTTATTCTACATAATATTGTACAGGTTGTGTACTAATTGGTAGTCTTTTATCTTTAAACATGCAGATTTATGGTTTCCCCTTTCTTTCAGGCACTCTATTAATCGAGTTACTAAGTTTTGTGAATACTTGTATTAAGCTTTAAAATGGTTTTATCACTGCTATTGTACACATTTTTTGTATGAGAAAGGCCTTTCATTTTTAGAGGGTTAAATAGCAATCCTTGAAAGTTCATGGTTTATCGCTGGTATGCATTTATATTGATGTTGCTGATTGTCAAAAACCGTGGGTT
The Arachis duranensis cultivar V14167 chromosome 5, aradu.V14167.gnm2.J7QH, whole genome shotgun sequence genome window above contains:
- the LOC107490565 gene encoding uncharacterized protein LOC107490565 produces the protein MLPLRIPELFSKGQLAKVGTSIFSVFSLASKIAPSVIFVDEVDSMLGRRETPGKHETMRKMKNEFMMNWDGLQTKDKERVFVLAATNRPFNLDEAVIRGLLRR